The genomic window TGTGAAGTCTTGCGCTGTTTCCTGGGCCATTGTTTGTGGCTACAATACGGTCTTTCTCTTGTCCAGCCTCAGGCAATATTTCGTATTGCTCAAATTCTGGTTGTGAGAGGCAGCAATAGTATTCTATGCTGCATGTGCTTGGGCTACGACTTCAAATCTGTTACTTGGCAGCTCAACCCCGGAATCCTGGACTGAAGAAAGCTTGGTTTGTTTACTTTTGTCCGATCAAAAGGTATGACCAAAATCCAGAAGCACAGTCATTTTATTCTGCTACAGATACGGTTGTTGAAATGAATATTGACAGATAAACTCAAACAAAATGAGAATCGGGCAATTTGGACCCGCAAATACCATGCAAGACAAGCGAACAACAAGCGCCCGGGAAGTCGTCCAGGAATGTTTCTGGGGCGACTACACCCTTTCTGCCCAAGACCTCCTGGCCAAACTCGATTCCGAGGACCCGGCCTTTCAGCGCTTTTTGTTTTCCAAGATCGTGGAAAACAGCCGCCACCCATCACGACATCTGCGAACTTTGTATCTGCCGGAACAACTCCATGCATTGCTTAAGGAACATATGCCCAGAGCGCGAGATCAAAAGCGCATTCGCCTGATAGCCGCCAACTTGACCCAAAACTACGCGCTGGCTCCGGAGTATCAATGGCGGGAATAGATTACTCAGACTTGTATACCTTGCAGGACAAAGTCCTGGCTGCAATATTTTCAGAAGATACCAGTTTCTATCTCACCGCTGGCACATGCCTGCACAGATTTTACCTTCACCGCCGTTATTCAGACGACCTGGATCTGTTCACCAATGAGAATGCCCTGTTTCGCGAAGACGTTCGCATTGCTCAGAATCTTCTTGATTCCCACGATATTGCCTTTGACCTTCAGGTCGATACCCGGGATTTTGTCCGGCTGCGCGTGTCCTCAAAACTTCGGGTGGATATGGTCAACGACCGGGTGTTTCGATATGGTCGAAGCGTCCGCTCAATGACAGGTATTGCCCTGGACAATATTGAAAATATCTGTGCCAACAAGATCTGCGCGGTTATTGGCCGGGACGAACCCAAGGATGTTTTCGATCTCTATTCCATCTTTATACACATGGACATAGATTGGGCGGTAACAATTGAAGCGGCCAGAAAAAAATGCGTCCTGGATGGGGAAGAGCTTGAATACAGGCTCTCTTCTTTTCCCTTGCACCTTCTGGATCTGCTCCCTGTGATTGACCAGGAATATATATCGGAGATGAAATCGAACTACGCGGCATTCGTTGCTGAATTGAACAAAATGATCTAATTGCGTTTTCCCAGCGGTCTTTGCGGCTTGGCGTGAAAAAATTTGGCTCTTCGACGTTAGCCGTGAATTTTGTACAAACCCGCTCATTAATGTCCATAAACCAGGATTAATACCTCTTTTATCAGCGTAAATCAGCGTAATCAGCGGCTAAAAACTCTTTATCTTTGCCCTGATGCTTGAAGAATGAAGCCAGAAGAATTTAACCGCTGATCTCGCAGATCTACGCAGATGGGTTAATCCCTATAAAGGAACGTATCTTTAATGCTCAGGCTGACCCGTCCCTTGTTTGCATCCACTGCGAGCACCCTGATCCGGGGCAGATACTGGTTCACGGACAGAACCTCCATGGGATGCTTGATACGTTGCGTGCTGAGCTCAGAGATATGGATCAAACCGTCATTTTTCAGCCCGATATCCACAAACGCCCCAAAATCGACAATGCTGCGCACCACGCCGGAGACAAAATCCCCCTCCTTTAAGGCTTCTATGTCCCGAACATCATCCCGGAAAGGAATTGCCGGCACATCCTCCCGGGGGTCGAAGCCCGGCTTTTTGAGCTCAAATACAATATCCTGTAAAGTCTGCCTGCCTATCCCCAACTCCCCGGCTATGTCGGCCAGTTCTTTCCGGTCCAGCTGATGCGGGTCATATTTTGTCCTCAGCCTGGTAGCGGCGGCATAGCTTTCCGGATGGATACCAGTGTTGTCCAGGACATCCCGGCCGTCTCGTATGCGCACAAACCCGGCACACTGCTCAAAGGCCTTGGGCCCCAGTCCCTTGACCCGGAGCAGATCTTTCTTGCCCTGAAATCCGCCCTGCTCTTTTCGCCAGACCACAATACTCTCAGCCAGCTTTGGTCCCAGCCCGGACACATACGAAAGTAACGCGGCGGAGGCGCTGTTTATTTCCACCCCCACCTGATTGACCAGGTCTTCAATGGTCTCATGCAGCTTGTTCTCTAAAAGCTTTTGATCCACATCATGCTGATACTGGCCTATCCCTAAGGATTTGGGATCGATTTTGATCAGCTCGGCCATGGGATCGCGCAGGCGCTGGGCTATGGACACCGCCCCGCGTACAGTCACATCCAGATCCGGATACTCTTCCTGGCCCAGTTTGGAAGCCGAATACACCGACGCCCCGGCCTCAGAAACCACTGTATACTTAAGACCGCTTTTCGATTCCCGGATCAGGGAGGCAAAAAACTCCTGCGTCTCCCGGGATGCTGTGCCGTTGCCTATGGCCGCCGCCTGAACCCCGTGCCTGTGGACCAGATCCAAAACGGTGTCCCTGGCCCCTGGATAGTCCTTTTGCGGAGCTGTGGGGTAGATGACGGCAAAGTCCAGGAGCTGCCCATGGGCATCTATGAGCGCCAGTTTGCAGCCGGTACGATAGGCAGGATCCACTCCCATGAGCACCTGTCCGCTCACCGGCGGAGTCATCAACAGTTGTCGCAAATTTTGACCAAATACAGAAATTGCCTGCCGGTCCGCCTGCTCTTTCAGTTCAGCATGGATCTCCCGTTCAACGGAAGGAAAAAGCAACCGCTTGAACCCGTCCCGGTAAGCGTCTTGCAGATACTGCCCAGAGCTTTGGGCCTGTCTGGGAATGTGGTGCTTGAAAACGTTCTCCAGGAACCGGTCCTCATATATGCGCACCTTAACCCGGAGCTGTTTCTCCCGCACCCCGCGCATAATTGCCAGATACCGATGGGAAGGAATGGAGGAGATCTTTTCCCTGACATCTACGTGGGCGGCAAAGCCTGCCTGGGGATCAAACTCCTTGCCCTTCTTGATCTCCAAAACCCCCTGACGCCGCATCTGCTCACGCAGAATTTTCCGTTCCCCGGGATCGTCACTGAACCGCTCGGCAATGATATCCCGGGCCCCCTGCAGGGCCTGCTGACCGTCAGCCACCTCTTTGCCCACAAAATCCATGGCCCTGGCTCGTAGCTCTTCTGCCGACAGGCTGGCTTTTTGCAGAATATCGGCCAGGGGCTCAAGCCCCCGATCCAGGGCCTGGCCGGCCCGGGTGCTCTTCTTTTCCTTGTACGGCCGGTACAGGTCCTCAAGCTCGGTCATGGTCTTGGCTGCCTGGACCTTGCTTCGTATGTCCGGGTCTAACCGCCCCCGCTCTTCGATCAGGCGCAGGATATCGGCCTTTCGATCCAAAAGCTTGTGGCTGAAGGCATAGGCTTCTTCAAAAGCCCGCAATTGTTCCTCGCTCGCCCCGCCGGTAGCTTCTTTGCGGTATCTGGCGATAAACGGAATGGTCGCTCCATCCTTGAGCAAGGCCAGAATATTGGTCACAGCCGAGGCTGATATCTTGGTCTTCTCAGCCACAAGAGTGGTCAGTTCATCCATGAGATGGCCTTTGTTTTGAGTAGTTGTGAGACAAAAAAACGGAGTCAAGAAGGGTATAAGACTGTCTTTATGAATTTTAAGCAGATACTGATCAAGCGAGAACCAACAAAAGGAATATTTACCCGCCATAAATAATTGACTTTATCAATGTTTGACAAAATTATTTTTTGCTGCATATGAGGGAGTCATGAAGCACAAGGGTAAATTTCAAAAGGTCAGTGCGGCCGCCAAGAGGATGTACGGTCCCAGGGTCATTCTTGTGTGCGGGTATCCCCAGGATGAACATGAGCCTTTTTTGAGCTTTCTGAAGAAGACCAAGGTCGCCGATTTCCCGGTCGTATTTGCGGTGCAGACCGATCTGGAACGAAAGGTGGGAGAGATCATCGATCAAGAGCACAAGAGCGGTTTTCTGCACAGCTCACCCATGCCCAGGGCGGTGATCATGTCCGGGGTGACCGGCAAAGAGATGAACAGCCTGATGCAGGGATACAGAAAGGCACGGTTTCCCCTGCAGCTGTGGGCCTCCCTGACCCCGACCTCTGAGGCCTGGACCCTGCAGGAACTGCTCAGCGAGCTGGAGGTGGAATCCAGGGCCATGCGGGGCAAGAAGGGATCCTGAATGAGGCCCGGGCAGCTTGAACCCGCGGATACCACGCATATTGACCAGGAATATGTATCGGAGATGAATTCAAGCTACGAGCCATTCGTTGTTGAACTTATCAGGCTGATCTAATAGCGTTTTCCCATTTGAATTGCATGTGTATTCTTGGCGATCTTCGCGACTTGGCGAGAAAAGATTTGCCTCTCGCAGAGCCGCCAAGAACGTAACGTAAACCGAAGCGAAGAAACATTTTTACAGGAAAAAGAGCCCCCTTTCCTGGATAAAGCGAAAAAGCGGTGGATACAGAAGAAAAGAACAACTTCATAGATACATACCTTGCGATTGCAGTGATATCATTCGCCGCGTAAATGTTCAGGCCAAGACTGTGCGCCGTGCAAGATACGCAAAACACGGACAGCACTCTCCTGGACACAATAAACAACAATGAACGGTGTTCTGCTGACAACTAATTCCCTGGTGGCCTCAACCCGCCCCTGACGGCCACATTGTGGAAATTGTTCAAGAGTTGCCGTTTGTTCCATGATCCGTTCATCCACAACGACTGCGGTCAATGGATCGTCTTGTTCGATATAGTCGAATATTCTGATCCGGTCTTCAACCGCGAAACAAGACCACTC from Desulfovermiculus halophilus DSM 18834 includes these protein-coding regions:
- a CDS encoding nucleotidyl transferase AbiEii/AbiGii toxin family protein, whose amino-acid sequence is MAGIDYSDLYTLQDKVLAAIFSEDTSFYLTAGTCLHRFYLHRRYSDDLDLFTNENALFREDVRIAQNLLDSHDIAFDLQVDTRDFVRLRVSSKLRVDMVNDRVFRYGRSVRSMTGIALDNIENICANKICAVIGRDEPKDVFDLYSIFIHMDIDWAVTIEAARKKCVLDGEELEYRLSSFPLHLLDLLPVIDQEYISEMKSNYAAFVAELNKMI
- a CDS encoding helix-hairpin-helix domain-containing protein — protein: MDELTTLVAEKTKISASAVTNILALLKDGATIPFIARYRKEATGGASEEQLRAFEEAYAFSHKLLDRKADILRLIEERGRLDPDIRSKVQAAKTMTELEDLYRPYKEKKSTRAGQALDRGLEPLADILQKASLSAEELRARAMDFVGKEVADGQQALQGARDIIAERFSDDPGERKILREQMRRQGVLEIKKGKEFDPQAGFAAHVDVREKISSIPSHRYLAIMRGVREKQLRVKVRIYEDRFLENVFKHHIPRQAQSSGQYLQDAYRDGFKRLLFPSVEREIHAELKEQADRQAISVFGQNLRQLLMTPPVSGQVLMGVDPAYRTGCKLALIDAHGQLLDFAVIYPTAPQKDYPGARDTVLDLVHRHGVQAAAIGNGTASRETQEFFASLIRESKSGLKYTVVSEAGASVYSASKLGQEEYPDLDVTVRGAVSIAQRLRDPMAELIKIDPKSLGIGQYQHDVDQKLLENKLHETIEDLVNQVGVEINSASAALLSYVSGLGPKLAESIVVWRKEQGGFQGKKDLLRVKGLGPKAFEQCAGFVRIRDGRDVLDNTGIHPESYAAATRLRTKYDPHQLDRKELADIAGELGIGRQTLQDIVFELKKPGFDPREDVPAIPFRDDVRDIEALKEGDFVSGVVRSIVDFGAFVDIGLKNDGLIHISELSTQRIKHPMEVLSVNQYLPRIRVLAVDANKGRVSLSIKDTFLYRD
- a CDS encoding DUF3783 domain-containing protein — translated: MKHKGKFQKVSAAAKRMYGPRVILVCGYPQDEHEPFLSFLKKTKVADFPVVFAVQTDLERKVGEIIDQEHKSGFLHSSPMPRAVIMSGVTGKEMNSLMQGYRKARFPLQLWASLTPTSEAWTLQELLSELEVESRAMRGKKGS
- a CDS encoding type II toxin-antitoxin system RelE/ParE family toxin, translating into MRVEWSCFAVEDRIRIFDYIEQDDPLTAVVVDERIMEQTATLEQFPQCGRQGRVEATRELVVSRTPFIVVYCVQESAVRVLRILHGAQSWPEHLRGE